The genome window TGATGTGGTTGGGCTGTTTGAGAAAACTCAATCCGCTATGCAGAGTCAGGTCGCGCGTTCCGTGGATATTGCGTTGGTCGTGCGCAATTGGTTGTTCGGCTGGTATATTGTGGAATTTGAAAGCGGTGGTGCAGAACGGGCTGATTTGTATGGAAAGAGATTGATTGAGTCTTTATCTGAAAGACTTGTTAAATTAGGTATTAAAGGTATGTCCCCTACCAATTTACGAAAATTCAGAGAATTTTATCAGGCCTATGCAAAGATTCAACAGACGCTGTCTGTTACATCTCTTAGCTCTTCAGAAAAGATTCAACAGACAGAGTCTGCCAAATCTCAAACATCCCAAACACTGTCTGGGATGTTGCCTATAGATGGGGTTGATACCTGTAATCTTTGGCAAACATTATCAGTGAGTTTCAATTTAAGCTGGTCCCACTATGTTGTGCTTTTAACTATTAAATCCAGCGATGAACGAAAATTTTATGAAATTGAAGCAATTGAAAATAGCTGGAGTCTCCGAGAGCTGAAGCGTCAAATCAATTCTAGTTTTTATGAGCGATTAGCTTTGAGCAGAGATAAAGAAAAAGTTAGAGAGCTTTCAGAAAAAGGCCAGCTTGTAAGCTCCCCTAAAGATGTTTTAAAAAGTCCATATGTGTTGGAATTTTTGGGGCTAGAAGAAAATTTTAGTTATTCCGAACATGATTTAGAAACGGCAATTATTAATAAGATCGAGCATTTTCTCTTAGAGCTGGGTAAAGGTTTCCTTTTTGAAGCCCGGCAGAAGAGGTTTACCTTTGATGACGATCACTTCTATGTGGATTTGGTGTTCTACAATCGCCTATTGCGTTGCTATGTCGTTATTGATTTGAAACGTGAAAGATTGACTCATCAAGACTTGGGACAGATGCAAATGTACGTGAATTATTTTGATCGCCATGTGAAGCTTGCTGATGAAAAACCAACTATTGGTATTTTGCTTTGTCATAGTAAGAGCGACGGATTAGTTGAACTAACCTTACCGAAAGAATCCAATATTTATGCATCCGAGTATCAGCTTTACCTTCCTTCCAAAGAGGAATTGAAGAAACAACTGGAAGAAGCACAGCAGGACTGGGAGGCTCATCATGAAGTTGAAATTTAAAAAACAGGCTTACCAGACGCGGGCAGTAGATGCGGTTGTGAACTGCTTTAAAGGGCAACCTTGCACACAAGGATTAAATTACCGTATTGATCCAGGAAGTGCTCTTGATGTAGCTGCGATAGGATTTAAAAATGATGATCTAATTTTAAATGAGAATCAGTTCCTAGAAAATATTCAAGCTGTTCAGCGTTTACAAAATTTGCCGCAGAGTAATTCTTTAACCGAGTTTAAAACCCTAAATAAAAATGCGTTAAAATTAGATCCTGCCTATACTAAAAAAGCTCTGGCCATTTGCAAATATCATTTAGATATCGAAATGGAAACCGGAACCGGAAAGACATACTGCTATATTAAAACCATTTTTGAGATGAATAAAAGGTTCGGCTGGACCAAATTTATTATAGTGGTTCCAAGTATTGCTATCCGTGAAGGCGTGCTCAAATCTTTTGATATCACAGCAGATCACTTTCAAGAAAGCTATCACAAAAAAGCTAAGTTCTTTATTTATGATTCTAAACAATTAGAGAAGCTTGAAAGTTATTCTTCAGATGCTGGAATTAATGTTATGGTTATTAATGTGCAGGCATTTAATGCTCGCGGAAAAGATAATCGCCGCATTTATGAAGAACTCGATGATTTTCAGAGTCGCAAACCTATTGATGTAATTAAAGCCAACAAGCCCATTTTAATCCTTGATGAACCTCAAAAGATGGGAGGGGAAAAGACTTTAGATTCACTTAAAGAGTTCGCTCCACTTTTTGTTCTCCGTTACTCCGCTACGCATAAGGCCCAGCACAATAGGATTCACCGTCTGGATGCTTTGGATGCTTATAATCAAAAGCTTGTAAAAAAGATTTCTGTCCGAGGTATATCTGTAAAAGGACTGCCTGGAACAAATGCCTATCTTTATTTGGAGTCGATTGAAATTTCCAAGCAAAGTCCTGTTGCCAGAATTGAAGTGGAGATAAAGCAAAACTCCGGAATTAAGCGGTCGATGCAGCGATTGGTCAAGGGAAGTAACCTCCATGATATTTCAGGCGGACTTGAGCAGTATAAGGATTTTGTTATAGCTGACATTGATGCCATTACAGATATGGTTGAATTCACAAACGGGCATAAATTGTATGCGGGAGAAGCGACTGGTGATGTTGATGAAGCAATGCTTCGTCGTATCCAGATAAGGGAAGCTGTCAAAGCCCATTTGGAAAAAGAGCAAGTTCTTTTCAAGCAAGGGATTAAGGTTCTAACGCTATTTTTTATCGATGAAGTCGCAAAGTACAGATTATATACTGAAGCAGGACATGAAGGAGGTGAATATGCAAAAGTTTTTGAAGAAGAGTACGCAGATGCGGTCGCTGAGTTAAAATGTGATTTGCTTATACAGGATGATTATAAACAATATCTCAAAGAAACTTTAGTTGAGAGCACTCATAAAGGCTATTTTTCTAAAGATAAGAAAGGAAAAATGGTTGATGCTTTGAAAGCATCGAGAAGTGAAAAAACTGAAAGTACAGACATAAGCGCATATGATTTAATTCTTAAGGATAAAGAAAGGCTTTTGTCTTTTGCAGAGCCAACGCGATTTATTTTTTCCCATTCTGCCCTTCGTGAAGGTTGGGATAATCCTAATGTTTTTGTAATCTGTACTCTTAAGCACAGCGATAATACTATTTCTCGTCGGCAAGAAGTCGGGCGCGGGCTTCGTATTGCTGTGAATCAGTTTGGAGAAAGACAGGATTCCCCAGAAACAGTCCACCAGACCAATGTCCTGACTGTTGTGGCTAGTGAAAGTTATAAAGATTTTGTAACGGCACTACAAAAAGATATTAGTGACTCTCTTTCGGAAAGACCGCGTGTTGCTGATGAAGAATATTTCACAGGAAAAGTATTATTGGTAGAAGGTAAAGATGTTGAAGTCACTCCTCAAATGGCCAAGCAGATATATAGATATCTTTTGAAAAATGATTATACCGATGACAATGATAATATAGCTCCAGAGTATCATGAGGCTGTAAAGACTGGAAGCGTAGCAGCCTTACCTGTTGAACTGCAGCCATTTAGCGATCAAATTTTCCAATTAATAAATAGTGTTTACAGTGATACAGGGTTGCCACAACTAGAAAATGGTCGAGCTCCTAAAACAAATTCTTTGAATGCTAATTTTGATAAAAAAGAGTTTAAAGAGCTTTGGAACAGGATTAACCGAAAAGCTGTGTATAGTGTCCATTTTGACAGCTCTGAATTGGTGGATAAGTGCGTAAATGTTTTGAATGAAACTCTACAGGTTGCTCCTTTGCAGTATGTCATTCAGAAGGGGGAGCAGATTGCGGAAGTTAGCTCTAATAAAATTAAATCAGGTGAAAGTTTTAAAATTAGTGAAACGACAACGGAGCAAAATACGAAGTCTATTCACTCTGCTGTAAAGTATGACTTGATTGGTAAACTCTCTGAAAATGCTCAACTGACCAGAGGAACTGTGGCAAATATTTTGGGCAAAATAAGAAAGCCAGTTTTTGATTTATTCAAAGTAAATCCTGAAAGTTTTATTGCGGAATCCACCCGACTCATCCGTGAACAGAAGGCAACCGCAGTTATTGAACGGTTAAGCTATGATACTACTTCTGAAACTCATGATATGGATATTTTTACTCTTGGACAAAGTAACCAGGATTTCAGTAAAGCCGGAGCTCCGCTTAAACATCATATTTATGATTACGCTATAACTGATTCTAAGATAGAGCGAGATTTTGTAAATGAGCTGGATACCAGCAAAGAAGTTGTTGTTTACGCAAAATTGCCCAATGGTTTTTCAATTCCAACCCCTGTAGGGAATTATAACCCAGACTGGGCTATTTCATTTAAGGAAGGGGCTGTAAAGCATGTCTACTTTGTGGCTGAAACGAAAGGTTCAATGTCTACTATGGAATTACGGGAAATAGAGAAAACAAGAATCAAATGCGCCCGCAAGTTTTTTGAGGAAATTAACCGGACAATTACTCCTAAAAACGTAAAATATGATGTCGTGAATAGTTACAGCAAGTTGATGGATGTAGTCGGGGTTAGGTGAATACCGGAAGCTGATATGCTTAAATCGGATGATTATTAGTATATATTTTGATATACACTGTGATCTACATTCAAGCTTAAAGAACACAAAAAATGCCCAAAACAAATAGACCGTAAAACAATATTCTTATTAAAAACAACTCCTTAAACAAGATGCACTTGCTTGACATGCAAGGGGTCAGCAGTTCAAAGCTGCTCGTGCCTACCATTAGGTAGAACAAGGCTGGTTATCGAAAGATAGCCAGCCTTTTTATTCTTTTAAAATCCAGACTAATTTAGCGGACGAATCTACTCCGCATCAGGTGCAGGTAAAGGATTAGCAAGGGAATGTGCGAGCATTGCATCCATCAAATTTTCGGTATTTGCCGCCTCGTCGTCAGACCCCATCTCTTTTAATCCTACAAAAGCCTCACGAACCATATTCAACCCTTCTTCACGGCTACCTGAGACATAAAGAAGCTGACCAAGAAGCTCACCGATAGGACAAATATAGGACAAATCTCCTAGATCCTTAACTAGAGAATAGGCCTCAATCAGCATGAGCAAAGCTTTTTCCTTATT of Maridesulfovibrio ferrireducens contains these proteins:
- a CDS encoding YhcG family protein, translating into MTLEKHEKNTPGKATENTAIKKVGFDDVVGLFEKTQSAMQSQVARSVDIALVVRNWLFGWYIVEFESGGAERADLYGKRLIESLSERLVKLGIKGMSPTNLRKFREFYQAYAKIQQTLSVTSLSSSEKIQQTESAKSQTSQTLSGMLPIDGVDTCNLWQTLSVSFNLSWSHYVVLLTIKSSDERKFYEIEAIENSWSLRELKRQINSSFYERLALSRDKEKVRELSEKGQLVSSPKDVLKSPYVLEFLGLEENFSYSEHDLETAIINKIEHFLLELGKGFLFEARQKRFTFDDDHFYVDLVFYNRLLRCYVVIDLKRERLTHQDLGQMQMYVNYFDRHVKLADEKPTIGILLCHSKSDGLVELTLPKESNIYASEYQLYLPSKEELKKQLEEAQQDWEAHHEVEI
- a CDS encoding type III restriction-modification system endonuclease translates to MKLKFKKQAYQTRAVDAVVNCFKGQPCTQGLNYRIDPGSALDVAAIGFKNDDLILNENQFLENIQAVQRLQNLPQSNSLTEFKTLNKNALKLDPAYTKKALAICKYHLDIEMETGTGKTYCYIKTIFEMNKRFGWTKFIIVVPSIAIREGVLKSFDITADHFQESYHKKAKFFIYDSKQLEKLESYSSDAGINVMVINVQAFNARGKDNRRIYEELDDFQSRKPIDVIKANKPILILDEPQKMGGEKTLDSLKEFAPLFVLRYSATHKAQHNRIHRLDALDAYNQKLVKKISVRGISVKGLPGTNAYLYLESIEISKQSPVARIEVEIKQNSGIKRSMQRLVKGSNLHDISGGLEQYKDFVIADIDAITDMVEFTNGHKLYAGEATGDVDEAMLRRIQIREAVKAHLEKEQVLFKQGIKVLTLFFIDEVAKYRLYTEAGHEGGEYAKVFEEEYADAVAELKCDLLIQDDYKQYLKETLVESTHKGYFSKDKKGKMVDALKASRSEKTESTDISAYDLILKDKERLLSFAEPTRFIFSHSALREGWDNPNVFVICTLKHSDNTISRRQEVGRGLRIAVNQFGERQDSPETVHQTNVLTVVASESYKDFVTALQKDISDSLSERPRVADEEYFTGKVLLVEGKDVEVTPQMAKQIYRYLLKNDYTDDNDNIAPEYHEAVKTGSVAALPVELQPFSDQIFQLINSVYSDTGLPQLENGRAPKTNSLNANFDKKEFKELWNRINRKAVYSVHFDSSELVDKCVNVLNETLQVAPLQYVIQKGEQIAEVSSNKIKSGESFKISETTTEQNTKSIHSAVKYDLIGKLSENAQLTRGTVANILGKIRKPVFDLFKVNPESFIAESTRLIREQKATAVIERLSYDTTSETHDMDIFTLGQSNQDFSKAGAPLKHHIYDYAITDSKIERDFVNELDTSKEVVVYAKLPNGFSIPTPVGNYNPDWAISFKEGAVKHVYFVAETKGSMSTMELREIEKTRIKCARKFFEEINRTITPKNVKYDVVNSYSKLMDVVGVR